From a single Nymphaea colorata isolate Beijing-Zhang1983 chromosome 4, ASM883128v2, whole genome shotgun sequence genomic region:
- the LOC116252171 gene encoding uncharacterized protein LOC116252171: MGNEEEHSTAMDVLRCSELPSKASTSKVLTLRYERSKSAPQSSTSEDFADFECRHPKPDPHHMKLDLEQIKYDINARKRQSINAELQTILKQEIFQLETRLRDQLLVRQALENALGYRHALRDTTNGKSMPKPTEELIKEIAILELEVVYLEQYLLSLYRQAFNQQLPSSHSTATDESLNYSQESLPHQVPGLDITPKRVTAYSHPLPSNPILIPQNSFFDHITYSDNLAAIDKQADPGVQRCHSSLSQSSICSDRNSPPLEKMGLPFRGCHSQPLCSTELQNSNSGMISLADHLGTCIADHIPETPNRLSEDMIRCMGSIYCKIAEPPLPHFGVSCSPTSSLSSMSTFSPQDPCDVWSPHGKQETICDTRLENPFQIDGAVEPDGPYSTMVEVSSICTDSSRLRSVENMLQTYGTLVRRLEKVDPRKLKNEEKLAFWINIHNALVMHAYVTCGISQNNLKRAYLLVKTAYNVGGQTINADMIQCQILKCRMPRPVQWLRTLLSTKLKIKVGDDRQGCAIHYPEPLLNFALCSGCYSDPAVRMYTPKRVFQELEAAKQEYIQASIGIRNEEKILLPRILENFARDSCLSTEGLLAVIQNCLPEIQRRIVRRCLQSKLRRCVEWIPHNFAHRYLLAKELTKA; encoded by the exons ATGGGCAATGAGGAAGAACACTCAACAGCAATGGATGTTTTAAGATGCTCAGAACTACCTTCAAAAGCATCCACGTCCAAGGTTCTAACCTTGAGATACGAGCGTTCTAAGAG TGCTCCTCAATCTAGTACCAGTGAAGACTTTGCAGACTTCGAATGCCGACACCCAAAACCTGATCCCCATCATATGAAGCTA GACTTGGAGCAAATCAAGTATGATATTAATGCGAGGAAGAGGCAATCCATCAATGCTGAGCTACAGACAATTCTGAAACAAGAG ATTTTTCAATTGGAAACAAGATTAAGAGACCAACTGTTAGTACGTCAAGCTTTAGAGAACGCACTGGGCTATAGACATGCCTTGAGGGATACAACTAATGGAAAATCAATGCCGAAG CCAACTGAGGAGCTAATCAAGGAAATTGCTATACTTGAATTGGAGGTTGTGTATTTGGAACAATATCTGCTTTCGCTGTATCGGCAAGCATTCAACCAACAACTTCCCTCATCACACTCCACAGCAACAGATGAAAGTTTAAACTACTCCCAGGAAAGTTTGCCACATCAAGTTCCAGGACTTGATATCACGCCAAAAAGAGTGACTGCTTATAGTCACCCTTTGCCATCAAATCCGATACTGATTCCTCAAAATTCGTTTTTTGATCATATAACCTATTCTGACAACCTTGCTGCCATTGACAAGCAAGCAGATCCTGGTGTCCAACGCTGCCATTCATCACTATCACAGAGCTCAATATGTTCAGACAGGAATTCTCCTCCTCTGGAAAAAATGGGACTGCCATTCAGAGGCTGTCATTCACAACCATTATGTTCAACAGAG TTGCAGAACAGTAACTCGGGAATGATCAGTCTGGCAGATCATCTCGGAACATGTATTGCAGATCACATTCCTGAGACACCTAATAGACTCTCAGAAGACATGATTAGGTGCATGGGCTCCATATACTGCAAAATTGCAGAACCTCCTCTTCCACATTTTGGTGTTTCTTGTTCGCCAACTTCATCCTTATCATCAATGAGCACATTTTCACCACAGGACCCATGTGATGTGTGGAGTCCTCATGGCAAACAAGAGACGATTTGTGATACAAGATTGGAAAATCCTTTCCAAattgatggtgcagtagaaccTGATGGACCTTACAGCACAATGGTGGAAGTCTCTTCGATATGTACAGACAGTTCAAGGTTGAGATCTGTTGAGAACATGCTGCAAACTTATGG GACCCTTGTGCGGCGATTAGAAAAGGTTGATCCTAGAAAGTTGAAGAATGAAGAGAAGCTTGCATTCTGGATCAACATACACAATGCACTGGTGATGCAT GCATATGTAACATGTGGAATCTCCCAAAATAATCTTAAGCGAGCATACTTACTTGTCAAG ACTGCTTACAATGTGGGAGGTCAAACAATAAATGCTGACATGATACAGTGTCAAATTCTGAAATGTCGGATGCCTCGTCCCGTTCAG TGGCTCAGGACCCTATTATCCACAAAATTGAAGATTAAAGTTGGAGATGACCGACAAGGCTGTGCAATTCATTATCCAGAACCTCTTCTGAACTTTGCTCTTTGCTCAGGATGTTATTCAGATCCTGCG GTCCGGATGTATACACCAAAAAGGGTATTCCAGGAGCTTGAAGCTGCAAAGCAAGAGTATATTCAAGCAAGCATAGGTATACGCAATGAAGAGAAAATTCTGCTGCCCAGAATTCTTGAGAACTTTGCGAGAGATTCATGCTTAAGCACAGAAGGGCTGTTGGCCGTGATTCAGAACTGTCTGCCTGAAATTCAACGTAGGATTGTGCGGAGATGCTTGCAGAGTAAATTGCGGAGGTGTGTTGAATGGATACCCCACAACTTTGCACACCGATATTTACTGGCAAAAGAACTGACAAAAGCTTAG